From Desulfuromonas soudanensis, the proteins below share one genomic window:
- a CDS encoding sensor domain-containing diguanylate cyclase produces the protein MINSHDLYRELLEQIHDGVYFVDTERRILFWNRGVERLTGFGRNEVMNHFCHDNLLRHVDGNGTFLCQDGCPLQKTIEDGQSREAEVFLHHKDGHRVPVHVRVTPVRNAAGVITGAVELFNDNSFRHSYNERIRELEDLALLDPLTRLANRRFLEDHLEQQIKEIDRYKLSIGLVFLDIDHFKQFNDRYGHDCGDLVLKTVARTLSGNGRAFDVFGRWGGEEFIGVLRNIDGDALRHAAEKFRTLIATSSVPWQGEALSVTASFGATLLTDEDTPSSGLQRVDRLMYLSKEGGRNRVTFG, from the coding sequence GTGATAAATTCCCACGACCTCTACAGGGAGCTTCTCGAACAGATTCACGACGGGGTCTACTTCGTCGACACCGAACGGCGCATCCTCTTCTGGAACCGCGGCGTGGAGCGGCTCACCGGGTTCGGGCGAAACGAAGTGATGAATCACTTCTGCCATGACAACCTCCTCAGGCACGTGGACGGCAACGGCACTTTTCTTTGCCAGGACGGGTGCCCCCTGCAGAAAACCATCGAGGACGGCCAGTCCCGGGAGGCTGAGGTCTTTCTCCATCACAAGGATGGTCACCGGGTCCCCGTTCATGTGCGCGTGACGCCGGTGCGCAACGCCGCCGGGGTGATCACCGGGGCGGTGGAACTTTTTAACGACAACTCCTTCCGGCATTCGTACAACGAACGGATCCGCGAGCTCGAAGACCTGGCCCTTCTCGACCCCCTCACCCGCCTCGCCAATCGCCGTTTTCTTGAAGATCACCTGGAACAGCAGATCAAGGAAATCGACCGGTACAAACTCTCGATCGGCCTGGTCTTTCTCGACATCGACCACTTCAAGCAGTTCAACGACCGCTACGGACACGACTGCGGCGACCTGGTCCTGAAAACCGTGGCCCGCACCCTGAGCGGCAACGGTCGTGCCTTCGACGTCTTCGGCCGCTGGGGGGGGGAGGAATTCATCGGCGTGCTGCGCAATATCGACGGCGACGCCCTGCGGCATGCGGCCGAGAAGTTCCGTACCCTGATCGCCACCTCGAGCGTCCCCTGGCAGGGGGAGGCGCTGTCGGTCACCGCCTCCTTCGGCGCCACCCTCCTCACCGACGAGGACACCCCCTCCTCGGGCCTGCAACGCGTCGACCGCCTCATGTACCTGAGCAAGGAGGGGGGACGCAACCGCGTCACCTTCGGTTAG
- a CDS encoding PfaD family polyunsaturated fatty acid/polyketide biosynthesis protein, translating into MIPACPLESLGDPGFCRDHGLRYPYIGGSMAKGISSVAMVRALGDAGMLGFFGAAGLPLEEVEDALAELQSGPEAIPFGVNLIHSPNEPQLEEALVDLYLRRGIALIEASAFLDLTLPVVRFRTHGIYRDPSGEIVTPNRVIAKISREEVAAKFFAPPPERFLQALVAAGDLSKEQAELAASIPMAQDVTVEADSGGHTDNRPAISLFPSIRALRQEFQDRHGYRQRLRIGLGGGISTPASAAAAFVMGAAYLVTGSVNQACVESGTCDEVRQLLAETRQADITMAPSGDMFEMGVNVQVLKRGTMFSMRAARLYELYRLHGSIDELPALERQKLEKTVFRLPLETVWDQTRTFFSRRDPRQLEKAERDPKYRMALVFRWYLGQSPVWANRGESSRRIDYQIWCGPAMGAFNEWARGSFLEEPSRRQVVTVALNLLFGAAVIFRANQLSLQGMELPSDSELLAPLETARIKEYLS; encoded by the coding sequence ATGATCCCGGCCTGTCCCCTCGAGAGCCTCGGCGATCCCGGTTTCTGCCGGGACCACGGCCTGCGCTACCCCTACATCGGCGGTTCCATGGCCAAGGGGATCAGCTCCGTCGCCATGGTCCGCGCCCTTGGGGATGCGGGGATGCTCGGCTTTTTCGGCGCCGCCGGCCTCCCCCTCGAGGAAGTCGAGGACGCCCTTGCCGAGCTGCAGTCGGGTCCGGAGGCGATCCCCTTCGGGGTCAACCTGATTCACAGCCCCAACGAGCCGCAGCTCGAGGAGGCCCTGGTCGATCTCTACCTGCGCCGCGGCATTGCTCTCATCGAGGCCTCCGCCTTTCTCGACCTCACCCTGCCGGTGGTGCGTTTTCGCACCCACGGCATCTACCGCGATCCGTCGGGGGAGATCGTCACCCCCAACCGGGTCATCGCCAAGATCTCCCGGGAAGAGGTCGCCGCCAAGTTCTTCGCTCCGCCGCCGGAGCGCTTTTTGCAGGCACTCGTTGCTGCGGGGGATTTGTCGAAAGAGCAGGCCGAGCTGGCCGCCTCCATCCCCATGGCCCAGGACGTGACGGTGGAAGCGGATTCCGGCGGTCACACCGACAACCGCCCGGCCATCTCCCTCTTTCCGTCGATTCGCGCTCTCCGGCAGGAGTTCCAGGACCGCCACGGCTATCGGCAGCGGCTGCGAATCGGCCTCGGCGGCGGGATTTCCACCCCGGCCTCGGCGGCCGCCGCCTTCGTCATGGGGGCCGCCTACCTGGTCACCGGTTCGGTCAACCAGGCCTGTGTCGAGTCGGGAACCTGTGACGAAGTGCGGCAGCTTCTGGCAGAAACCCGTCAGGCCGACATCACCATGGCGCCCTCGGGAGACATGTTCGAGATGGGGGTCAACGTTCAGGTGCTCAAGCGCGGCACCATGTTCTCCATGCGCGCCGCCCGGCTCTACGAACTCTACCGGCTCCATGGCAGCATCGACGAGCTCCCGGCCCTCGAGCGGCAGAAGCTGGAGAAGACCGTCTTTCGCCTGCCGCTGGAGACCGTCTGGGACCAGACGCGCACTTTTTTTTCCCGGCGCGACCCGCGCCAGCTGGAGAAGGCCGAGCGCGACCCCAAATACCGCATGGCCCTGGTCTTTCGCTGGTATCTCGGCCAGTCGCCGGTCTGGGCCAACCGCGGCGAGTCGTCGCGGCGCATCGACTATCAGATCTGGTGCGGTCCGGCCATGGGTGCCTTTAACGAATGGGCCCGGGGCTCCTTTCTTGAGGAACCGTCCCGGCGCCAGGTCGTCACCGTGGCCCTGAATCTTCTCTTCGGCGCCGCGGTGATTTTTCGCGCCAATCAGCTTTCCCTTCAGGGGATGGAACTCCCCTCCGATTCCGAATTGCTTGCCCCCCTGGAAACGGCAAGGATCAAGGAGTATCTGAGTTGA
- a CDS encoding glycine cleavage system protein R, with translation MTHFALTIIGRDRPGIVSQVTEILYRIGCNIADSTCTILGGQFAMILILSHPEYHDREGFGEAFAPLEETGLSVFLRTLKPGGEIHCIDRGEICMISVYGADKPGIVYRVAKELGDRRVNITDLNTKLVGSAARPVYVMMIEAVLPEGTTVEEIDGMIGALREELQVDISVRSITPVEL, from the coding sequence ATGACCCATTTTGCCCTGACCATCATCGGCCGGGACCGCCCCGGCATCGTTTCCCAGGTGACCGAAATCCTCTACCGCATCGGCTGCAACATCGCCGACTCGACCTGCACCATCCTCGGCGGCCAGTTCGCCATGATCCTCATCCTCTCCCACCCCGAGTACCACGACCGGGAGGGTTTCGGCGAGGCGTTTGCCCCCCTCGAGGAGACGGGTCTTTCGGTCTTTCTCCGCACCCTCAAGCCCGGCGGGGAGATCCACTGCATCGATCGGGGGGAAATCTGCATGATCTCCGTCTACGGCGCCGACAAGCCGGGGATCGTCTACCGCGTCGCCAAAGAACTCGGCGACCGCCGGGTGAACATCACCGACCTCAACACCAAGCTGGTGGGGAGCGCGGCGCGGCCGGTCTACGTGATGATGATCGAGGCGGTCCTCCCCGAGGGAACCACGGTGGAGGAGATCGACGGGATGATCGGCGCTCTCAGGGAGGAGCTGCAGGTCGACATCTCCGTGCGCTCCATCACGCCGGTGGAGCTCTAG
- a CDS encoding type I polyketide synthase has product MKKNHEKYSGDSAGSIPLAIVGLGCLFPKANDPQAYWANIKNGVDAITEVPPSHWKTEDYFNPDPKSPDRVYARHGGFLSPVDFNPMEYGVLPNALEAIDTSQLLGLLIVDQALKDAGYGAERDFDREKVSVILGVTGTLELVIPLASRLGHPQWRQALKDAGVEEGVAADVMARISDAYVPWQENSFPGLLGNVVAGRISKHFNFGGTNCVCDAACGSSLSALNLAALELATGKADMVVTGGIDTFNDIFMYTCFSKTPALSPSGHARPFDADGDGTTLGEGLGILVLKRLADAERDGDRIYAVLKGLGSSSDGRGSAIYEPSAAGQTKALKRAYAQGDVDPATIELIEAHGTGTRVGDAVEVNALREVFGEGDSPWCALGSVKSQIGHTKAASGAAGLIKAALSLYHKTLPPTIKVKTPQEAVTRGRTPFYVNAEARPWIPRGNHPRRAGVSALGFGGANFHCLLEEYSPVKAGSDWKGDVQLVPFSAADRTALKAALLAFPAAGTWHEVRLAAARCRSAFDPALSCRLSLVLEEGLSDPALQIASALTLLEKNAGNEGWSAPDGTVFFAGDAAGPLGILFPGQGAQYPGMLKDLAIQFPPFLETLREADEAFAVSGGAASLSGRIYPHPAFDAATRTADEVALRATEIAQPALGAVSLGALRVLGSFGVAAEAFAGHSYGELTALAAAGSFDSASLHALSRLRGELMAAGEGDRGSMLAVSAPLGEIEAFLGETALNLVLANRNTPDQGVLSGASSEIARAAALLSERGLRCTPLSVAAAFHSALVAEASGPFAARLQEIPFQKSAAAVYSNTSGHPYPASAKKARDLLASQLASPVDFVAEIENMYQSGIRTFLEVGPGARLTGMVKAILGKRPHRAIAIDASGGKRSGINDLARVLGELSVLGYPLDLSLWDEGYAAACDSAPAKKKGMTVPLCGANYFKAPPRRPAVAPRVLRADSPAPAAPPSPAVPAAPAAPVRSAAAAPPAALQEALSLTRQSLQALQSLQEQTSRLHRQFLEGQESATRTFQALVEQQRQLFSGAPVPAPTFRGAAVEPVPAPVAAPAPARGTAPVAVAPPVVLAPAAPVAAVPPAPAVDGGRVAAVLLSVIAEKTGYPAEMLELEMSLDADLGIDSIKRVEILSALQERLPGAPAVRPEDLGTLQTLGQIVAHLGAGMAPGASAPVAPAVDNGRVAEVLLAVIAEKTGYPAEMLELEMSLDADLGIDSIKRVEILSALQERLPGAPAVRPEDLGTLQTLGQIVAHLGAGMAPGASAPVAPAVDGGRVAAVLLSVIAEKTGYPAEMLELEMSLDADLGIDSIKRVEILSALQERLPGAPAVRPEDLGTLQTLGQIVAHLGAGMAPAASAPSASAAPAPVAPAVDNGRVAEVLLAVIAEKTGYPAEMLELEMSLDADLGIDSIKRVEILSALQERLPDAPAVRPEDLGTLQTLGQIVDHLSAAPRPAAAPPSPREEGLDRERVSATLLGVIAEKTGYPVEMLELEMALDSDLGIDSIKRVEILSTLQERLPGAPAIRPEHLGTLQTVGQIVDFLASVSGAPSAPATPPPSSILGEAGFGIERKVLKVVPLKPKAGRAAVPLAPGARIWVSDDGSQLCRRLCQNLSALHFHPEAIDLRALETLTPPARLGALILLAPSGGTDDRFLADAFGLVQLCGPALFAAAAEGGALLSTVSRLNGSFGLPPGGPSVDPLSGGLAGLAKTAAHEWPQVACKAIDLAVDLSDPAAMLVEEILAVGPEEVGITAKGLQTLKLTDLSLPPVSSPSPLSPGDVVVISGGARGVTAEIAVALAASSQATLLLLGRSALPTSEPAWLAGLSAEAEIKKALIGNAATPLKPKDVEAQYQTVLCNREIRSTLSRIAGAGGVPLYRSVDLRDAAAVGAAIAEVRAEYGPIRGMIHGAGVLADRLIADKTAEQFASVYSTKVGGLRSLLGALDDDDLSFMVMFSSSTGRFGRTGQIDYAVANEVLNKIAQQQALLRPSCRVLSLNWGPWDGGMVTPALKKVFAEEGIAVIDLRAGAEYLLEEISTPPGGPVELVILGGRGESAGSAPSAVHQNIYVSKAFDLDLSIEQFPFLRSHVMDRRAVLPMAMIIEWMAHGAIHNNPGLRFHGFNDLRVLKGVTLEPGTSHTLQVMTGKAIKSGGFHMVPVELSGTDVTGQQFVHSRARMVLAARLPEGKAPVERLELPPYAHPMAEVYRPERLFHGIDFQGIREMIGCSADGIGSLVRPAPLPSKWINQPLRNAWLADPLALDCSFQMMILWSFERYRAASLPVFAGRYRQYCETFPESGAEIRIRITSQSARKAVAEIEFVDPTSGILLARMEDYECVIDASLNASFLRNKLQGAA; this is encoded by the coding sequence TTGAAAAAAAACCACGAAAAATACAGCGGCGACAGCGCCGGATCCATCCCCCTGGCGATCGTCGGTCTCGGCTGCCTCTTTCCGAAAGCCAACGACCCCCAGGCCTACTGGGCCAACATCAAAAACGGCGTCGACGCCATCACCGAGGTGCCGCCGAGCCACTGGAAGACCGAGGACTATTTCAATCCCGACCCCAAGTCCCCCGACCGGGTCTACGCCAGGCACGGCGGCTTCCTCTCCCCCGTCGATTTCAATCCGATGGAGTACGGAGTCCTCCCCAACGCCCTGGAGGCGATCGACACCTCCCAGCTCCTCGGCCTGCTCATCGTCGATCAGGCCTTAAAGGACGCCGGATACGGTGCCGAGCGGGACTTTGACCGCGAAAAGGTCAGCGTCATTCTCGGGGTCACCGGCACCCTGGAACTCGTCATCCCCCTGGCCTCCCGCCTCGGCCATCCCCAGTGGCGCCAGGCCCTCAAGGACGCCGGGGTCGAGGAGGGTGTCGCCGCCGACGTCATGGCGCGCATCTCCGACGCCTACGTCCCCTGGCAGGAAAACTCCTTTCCCGGACTCCTCGGCAACGTGGTCGCCGGACGGATCAGCAAGCACTTCAATTTCGGCGGCACCAACTGCGTCTGCGACGCCGCCTGCGGCAGCTCCCTCTCCGCCCTCAACCTCGCCGCCCTCGAGCTGGCCACCGGCAAGGCCGACATGGTGGTCACCGGCGGGATCGACACCTTCAACGACATCTTCATGTACACCTGCTTCAGCAAGACCCCGGCCCTCTCCCCCTCGGGACACGCCCGTCCCTTCGATGCCGACGGCGACGGCACCACCCTCGGCGAAGGGCTGGGGATCCTGGTCCTCAAGCGCCTCGCCGACGCCGAGCGCGACGGCGACCGGATCTATGCCGTCCTCAAGGGGCTCGGTTCCTCCAGCGACGGCCGGGGCTCGGCCATTTACGAGCCGAGCGCCGCCGGGCAGACCAAGGCCCTCAAGCGCGCCTATGCGCAGGGGGACGTCGATCCTGCGACCATCGAGCTGATCGAAGCCCACGGCACCGGCACCCGGGTCGGCGACGCCGTGGAAGTCAACGCCCTGCGGGAGGTCTTCGGCGAGGGGGATTCCCCCTGGTGCGCCCTCGGGTCCGTCAAGAGCCAGATCGGCCATACCAAGGCCGCCTCCGGTGCGGCGGGGCTCATCAAGGCCGCCCTCTCCCTTTATCACAAAACCCTCCCCCCCACCATCAAGGTCAAAACGCCCCAGGAGGCGGTGACCAGGGGGAGGACCCCCTTCTACGTCAATGCCGAGGCGCGCCCCTGGATCCCCCGGGGCAACCATCCGCGCCGGGCCGGAGTCAGCGCCCTCGGTTTCGGCGGCGCCAACTTCCACTGCCTCCTCGAGGAATACAGCCCCGTCAAAGCCGGCTCGGACTGGAAGGGGGATGTGCAGCTCGTCCCCTTTTCCGCCGCCGACCGCACCGCTCTGAAGGCGGCCCTGCTGGCCTTTCCCGCCGCGGGGACGTGGCATGAGGTGCGCCTGGCCGCCGCCCGTTGCCGCAGCGCCTTCGATCCGGCCCTGTCCTGCCGCCTCTCTTTGGTTCTCGAAGAAGGACTGAGCGATCCGGCGCTCCAGATCGCCAGCGCCCTGACCCTGCTGGAGAAGAATGCCGGAAACGAAGGGTGGAGCGCTCCCGACGGCACCGTCTTTTTTGCCGGAGACGCCGCCGGTCCGCTGGGGATCCTCTTCCCCGGCCAGGGAGCCCAGTACCCGGGGATGCTCAAGGATCTGGCAATCCAGTTCCCCCCCTTTCTCGAAACCCTCCGCGAGGCCGACGAAGCCTTTGCCGTTTCCGGCGGCGCTGCGTCCCTCTCCGGGAGGATCTATCCCCACCCGGCCTTCGATGCGGCGACCCGCACCGCCGACGAGGTCGCCCTGCGCGCCACCGAGATCGCCCAGCCGGCTCTCGGCGCCGTCAGCCTCGGTGCCCTGCGCGTCCTCGGTTCCTTCGGCGTCGCCGCCGAGGCTTTTGCCGGCCACAGCTACGGCGAACTCACCGCTCTGGCCGCCGCCGGCTCTTTCGACAGCGCCTCTCTGCACGCCCTCTCCCGCCTCCGCGGCGAGCTGATGGCGGCCGGGGAGGGGGACCGCGGCTCGATGCTGGCGGTCTCCGCCCCCCTCGGGGAGATCGAGGCGTTCCTCGGCGAGACCGCCCTCAATCTGGTCCTCGCCAACCGCAACACCCCCGACCAGGGGGTCCTCTCCGGGGCCAGCAGCGAAATCGCCCGGGCGGCCGCTCTCCTGTCCGAGCGGGGTCTGCGCTGCACGCCGCTCTCCGTCGCCGCAGCCTTTCACAGCGCCCTGGTCGCCGAGGCCTCCGGCCCCTTCGCCGCACGCCTGCAGGAGATCCCCTTCCAGAAATCCGCTGCCGCCGTCTATTCCAACACCAGCGGCCACCCCTATCCCGCCTCGGCGAAAAAGGCCCGGGACCTTCTGGCGTCCCAGCTTGCCAGCCCCGTCGATTTCGTCGCCGAGATCGAAAACATGTATCAATCCGGCATCCGCACCTTCCTCGAAGTCGGTCCCGGCGCCCGTCTCACCGGCATGGTCAAGGCGATCCTCGGCAAGCGTCCCCATCGGGCGATCGCCATCGACGCCTCCGGCGGCAAGCGCTCGGGGATCAACGACCTGGCCCGCGTTCTCGGGGAGCTCTCCGTCCTCGGCTACCCCCTCGACCTCTCCCTCTGGGATGAAGGGTATGCCGCGGCCTGCGATTCGGCCCCGGCGAAAAAGAAGGGGATGACCGTCCCCCTCTGCGGCGCCAACTATTTCAAGGCGCCCCCCCGCCGTCCGGCGGTGGCCCCCAGGGTCCTGAGGGCCGACTCGCCGGCGCCGGCAGCGCCGCCTTCACCCGCCGTACCCGCTGCGCCCGCGGCTCCGGTCCGCTCCGCCGCCGCAGCGCCCCCGGCCGCTCTGCAGGAGGCGCTGAGCCTCACCCGGCAGAGCCTGCAGGCGTTACAGAGCCTGCAGGAACAGACCTCCCGCCTCCACCGGCAGTTCCTCGAAGGGCAGGAGTCGGCCACCCGCACCTTCCAGGCCCTGGTCGAGCAGCAGCGCCAGCTCTTCTCCGGGGCCCCCGTCCCGGCGCCCACCTTCCGCGGGGCGGCCGTGGAACCGGTCCCCGCACCGGTCGCCGCACCGGCTCCCGCCAGGGGGACCGCGCCAGTAGCCGTCGCTCCGCCGGTCGTTTTGGCTCCTGCCGCGCCGGTTGCCGCCGTTCCCCCGGCCCCGGCCGTCGACGGCGGCCGGGTCGCCGCAGTCCTCCTCTCGGTCATCGCCGAGAAGACCGGCTATCCGGCGGAGATGCTCGAGCTGGAGATGAGTCTCGACGCCGATCTCGGCATCGACTCCATCAAGCGGGTGGAGATCCTCTCGGCCCTGCAGGAGCGCCTCCCCGGCGCCCCGGCGGTGCGTCCCGAGGATCTCGGCACCCTGCAGACCCTGGGGCAGATCGTCGCCCACCTCGGCGCCGGGATGGCGCCTGGTGCATCGGCGCCCGTCGCTCCTGCCGTCGATAACGGCCGGGTCGCCGAGGTTCTGCTGGCGGTCATCGCCGAGAAGACCGGGTACCCGGCAGAGATGCTCGAGCTGGAGATGAGTCTCGACGCCGATCTCGGCATCGACTCCATCAAGCGGGTGGAGATCCTCTCGGCCCTGCAGGAGCGCCTCCCCGGCGCTCCCGCGGTGCGTCCCGAGGATCTCGGTACCCTGCAGACCCTGGGGCAGATCGTCGCCCACCTCGGCGCCGGGATGGCGCCTGGTGCATCGGCTCCCGTCGCTCCTGCCGTCGACGGCGGCCGGGTCGCCGCAGTCCTCCTCTCGGTCATCGCCGAGAAGACCGGCTATCCGGCGGAGATGCTCGAGCTGGAGATGAGTCTCGACGCCGATCTCGGCATCGACTCCATCAAGCGGGTGGAGATCCTCTCGGCCCTGCAGGAGCGCCTCCCCGGCGCCCCGGCGGTGCGTCCCGAGGATCTCGGCACCCTGCAGACCCTGGGGCAGATCGTCGCCCACCTCGGCGCCGGGATGGCGCCTGCCGCATCGGCTCCCAGCGCTTCTGCCGCCCCGGCTCCCGTCGCTCCTGCCGTCGATAACGGCCGGGTCGCCGAAGTCCTCCTTGCGGTCATCGCCGAGAAGACCGGCTATCCGGCGGAGATGCTCGAGCTGGAGATGAGTCTCGACGCCGATCTCGGCATCGACTCCATCAAGCGGGTGGAGATCCTCTCGGCCCTGCAGGAGCGCCTCCCCGACGCTCCGGCGGTGCGTCCCGAAGATCTCGGCACCCTTCAGACCCTGGGGCAGATCGTCGATCATCTCAGTGCCGCACCCCGTCCCGCCGCCGCGCCTCCCTCCCCCCGGGAAGAGGGTCTCGACCGGGAGCGGGTCTCGGCGACCCTGTTGGGTGTCATCGCCGAGAAGACCGGCTACCCGGTGGAGATGCTCGAGCTGGAGATGGCTCTCGACAGCGATCTCGGCATTGACTCCATCAAGCGGGTGGAAATCCTCTCGACCCTGCAGGAGCGTCTTCCCGGCGCTCCGGCCATTCGCCCCGAGCATCTCGGGACGCTGCAGACCGTGGGGCAGATCGTCGATTTTCTCGCCAGTGTCTCCGGTGCTCCCAGCGCTCCGGCGACTCCTCCCCCTTCGTCGATCCTCGGCGAAGCCGGTTTCGGGATTGAGCGCAAGGTGCTCAAGGTCGTCCCCCTCAAGCCGAAGGCCGGCCGCGCCGCGGTCCCCCTGGCTCCGGGAGCCCGGATCTGGGTCAGCGACGACGGTTCCCAACTCTGCCGGCGCCTCTGCCAGAATCTCTCCGCGCTGCACTTCCACCCCGAGGCGATCGATCTGAGAGCTCTGGAAACCCTGACGCCTCCGGCCAGACTGGGCGCTTTGATCCTGCTCGCCCCGAGCGGCGGCACCGACGACCGTTTCCTCGCCGATGCCTTCGGCCTGGTGCAACTCTGCGGCCCGGCCCTGTTCGCCGCCGCCGCGGAGGGGGGGGCTCTTCTCTCCACCGTCTCGCGCCTCAACGGCTCCTTCGGCCTTCCTCCCGGCGGCCCGTCGGTCGACCCCCTCTCCGGAGGACTGGCCGGTCTGGCCAAGACCGCCGCTCACGAGTGGCCGCAGGTCGCCTGCAAGGCCATCGATCTTGCCGTCGATCTATCCGATCCCGCGGCGATGCTCGTCGAGGAAATCCTCGCCGTCGGCCCCGAGGAAGTGGGGATTACCGCCAAGGGGCTGCAAACCCTCAAACTCACCGACCTCTCCCTCCCCCCCGTATCCTCCCCTTCGCCCCTCTCCCCGGGGGATGTGGTGGTGATCAGCGGCGGCGCCCGCGGGGTGACCGCCGAGATTGCCGTCGCCCTGGCCGCCTCCTCCCAGGCGACTCTCCTTCTCCTCGGACGCAGCGCCCTCCCGACGTCCGAACCGGCCTGGCTTGCCGGACTCTCGGCGGAAGCTGAGATCAAGAAGGCGCTGATCGGCAACGCCGCCACCCCGCTCAAGCCGAAGGACGTCGAGGCCCAGTACCAGACTGTTCTTTGCAACCGGGAGATCCGGTCCACCCTCAGCCGCATCGCCGGCGCGGGGGGGGTGCCCCTCTACCGGTCCGTCGATCTGCGGGACGCCGCGGCCGTCGGCGCCGCGATCGCCGAGGTCCGCGCCGAATACGGCCCGATCCGCGGCATGATCCACGGCGCCGGGGTCCTGGCCGACCGGCTGATCGCCGACAAGACCGCCGAGCAGTTCGCCTCCGTCTACTCGACCAAGGTCGGCGGCCTGCGCTCCCTACTCGGCGCTCTGGACGACGACGATCTCTCCTTCATGGTGATGTTTTCCTCCTCCACCGGCCGCTTCGGCCGCACCGGGCAGATCGACTACGCCGTCGCCAACGAGGTTCTCAACAAGATCGCCCAGCAGCAGGCCCTCCTCCGCCCCTCCTGCCGGGTCCTCTCCCTCAACTGGGGCCCCTGGGACGGCGGCATGGTCACACCGGCGCTGAAGAAGGTCTTTGCCGAAGAGGGGATTGCCGTCATCGACCTCCGGGCCGGGGCCGAATATCTCCTCGAGGAGATCTCCACCCCCCCCGGCGGCCCGGTGGAACTGGTGATTCTCGGCGGCCGGGGCGAGTCCGCCGGGAGCGCCCCGTCGGCGGTCCATCAGAATATTTACGTCTCCAAGGCCTTCGATCTCGACCTCTCCATCGAGCAATTCCCCTTCCTGCGCTCCCATGTCATGGACCGGAGGGCGGTCCTCCCCATGGCGATGATCATCGAGTGGATGGCCCACGGCGCCATCCACAACAATCCCGGCTTGCGTTTTCACGGCTTCAACGACCTGCGGGTCCTCAAAGGGGTGACCCTGGAACCGGGAACGAGCCATACACTGCAGGTGATGACCGGCAAGGCGATCAAGAGCGGCGGCTTTCACATGGTCCCCGTCGAGCTCTCCGGCACCGATGTCACGGGGCAGCAGTTTGTTCACAGCCGGGCGCGCATGGTTCTGGCCGCCCGCCTGCCGGAAGGGAAGGCGCCGGTCGAGAGGCTCGAGCTCCCCCCCTACGCCCACCCCATGGCGGAGGTCTACCGTCCGGAGCGCCTCTTTCACGGCATCGATTTCCAGGGGATTCGCGAGATGATCGGCTGCTCCGCCGACGGCATCGGCTCCCTGGTACGCCCGGCGCCGCTCCCCTCCAAGTGGATCAACCAGCCGCTGCGCAACGCCTGGCTCGCCGACCCGCTGGCCCTCGACTGCAGCTTCCAGATGATGATCCTCTGGAGCTTCGAGCGCTACCGGGCCGCGTCGCTGCCGGTCTTCGCCGGGCGATACCGCCAGTACTGCGAGACGTTCCCGGAGAGCGGCGCCGAGATCCGCATCCGCATCACCAGCCAGAGCGCCCGCAAGGCGGTGGCGGAGATCGAATTCGTCGACCCGACCAGCGGCATACTCCTCGCCCGGATGGAGGATTACGAGTGCGTCATCGACGCCTC
- the def gene encoding peptide deformylase, whose amino-acid sequence MAVRDIILYPDPILKTVCAAVPHIDAASDALVQDLLDTMIDSGHSVGVAAPQIGVSSRVVVVDVSGSKLGRNNNHGQLVLINPEILERQGSETMREGCMSVPDYTGNVIRATEIVLQFLDRAGTERVIKASGFEAVAIQHEIDHLDGILFLDRVSSLKTDVFRRK is encoded by the coding sequence ATGGCCGTCCGCGATATCATTCTCTATCCCGACCCGATCCTCAAGACGGTCTGCGCCGCGGTCCCGCACATCGACGCCGCCTCCGACGCCCTGGTGCAGGACCTCCTCGACACCATGATCGACTCCGGCCATTCGGTGGGGGTGGCGGCGCCGCAGATCGGCGTCTCCTCCCGGGTGGTGGTGGTCGACGTCTCCGGCAGCAAACTCGGCCGCAACAACAACCATGGCCAGCTGGTGCTCATCAATCCCGAAATCCTCGAGCGGCAGGGGAGCGAAACGATGCGCGAGGGGTGCATGAGCGTGCCGGACTACACCGGCAACGTCATCCGGGCCACGGAGATCGTCCTCCAGTTTCTCGACCGCGCCGGGACCGAGCGGGTCATCAAGGCCTCCGGCTTCGAGGCGGTGGCGATCCAGCACGAGATCGACCACCTCGACGGCATCCTCTTTCTCGACCGGGTTTCGAGCCTCAAGACCGACGTCTTCCGGCGCAAGTAA
- a CDS encoding peptide chain release factor family protein: MEISDKDLVVTFYRASGPGGQKKNKTESAVRIKHLPTGILVTATESRSQHENRERALERLRERLAALNRRQKKRVPTKPGRGARERRLGEKKQRSEVKRGRGKVED, from the coding sequence TTGGAGATCAGCGACAAAGACCTGGTGGTGACCTTTTACCGGGCCTCCGGGCCGGGGGGGCAGAAAAAGAACAAGACCGAGTCGGCGGTGCGCATCAAGCACCTGCCGACGGGGATTCTCGTCACCGCCACCGAATCCCGTTCCCAGCATGAAAACCGCGAACGGGCACTGGAGCGGCTGCGCGAGCGCCTCGCCGCCCTGAACCGCCGGCAGAAAAAGCGGGTCCCCACCAAGCCGGGACGGGGTGCAAGGGAGCGGCGCCTCGGCGAGAAGAAGCAGCGTTCCGAGGTGAAGCGGGGACGGGGGAAGGTGGAGGACTAG